A window of the Cicer arietinum cultivar CDC Frontier isolate Library 1 chromosome 6, Cicar.CDCFrontier_v2.0, whole genome shotgun sequence genome harbors these coding sequences:
- the LOC101505101 gene encoding B3 domain-containing transcription repressor VAL2 isoform X2 → MESKCCMNMTCATSTSIRWRKGWLLRSGEFADLCDKCGAAYEQSAFCDMFHANDSGWRECTSCGKHLHCGCVASRSQLEILDTGGVSCITCASNSGLHPIASTEKVNESGTSKIINVSAQQSISLANQLNVRDMQVGNYGENDGLRCWLKPHKVDTDGPSTVIKPEVLPSVGEFGSTLISQFHRESNGSSRTANAENCKADDVQDIYESLAPTNLSMTVAAPLVNLNPFHNVLVDEREQSKASPSLLLGSRSRHLLPKPPRPTLSSGLEANAGTVSQIRIARPPTEGRGSPRYWPRITDQELQQISGDSNSTIVPLFEKMLSASDAGRIGRLVLPKACAEAYFPPISQPEGLPLRIQDVKGKEWMFQFRFWPNNNSRMYVLEGVTPCIQSMQLQAGDTVTFSRMDPEGKLIMGFRKATDSASVQETFPSKMHNGSHSSETSYSGVYVNVPILSGYSGLLQSQKGCSENHLNALSNRWNSAGGDMDWHNVEMPQSRKRDGLCLPPILVPEKKKTRNIGSKSKRLLIDSQDALELKLTWEEAQDLLCPPLAVKPSVVMIEDHLFEEYEEPPVFGKKSIFVVRSTGINEQWTQCDSCLKWRKLPVDVLIPPNWTCMENLWDQSRCSCAAPNELNPRELDNLLRMNKEFKKQRLAAASQRSALERESSGLDALSNAAIVGDDASDSGRTPVVTTTRHPRHRPGCSCIVCIQPPSGKGKHKPTCTCNVCMTVKRRFKTLMMRKKKRQSEREAEIAQKNMLSWRTKDESEGDSTSRHLTPVGGSENQATVLNELDSRSQDHVSEAAKGQLDLNCQPDREVMQSGQNTLSMMTLLEEAILPLETYLKQNGLSSLISEQQTNSDTNVQAQTTNESEGRQNEDCHTASAVHEQEGSPKENSGQERDQNNSLS, encoded by the exons ATGGAGTCAAAGTGCTGCATGAATATGACGTGTGCTACCTCTACGTCGATTCGGTGGCGCAAAGGTTGGCTTCTTCGATCCGGTGAATTTGCCGATCTATGTGATAAGTGCGG TGCTGCTTATGAGCAATCAGCATTTTGTGATATGTTCCATGCGAATGATTCTGGTTGGAGAGAGTGCACTTCTTGTGGCAAG CATCTCCATTGTGGATGCGTTGCTTCAAGGTCGCAGCTTGAAATACTTGATACTGGTGGTGTCAGCTGTATAACCTGTGCAAGTAATTCAGGACTTCACCCT ATTGCTAGTACTGAAAAGGTTAATGAATCTGGGACATCAAAGATAATAAATGTCAGTGCGCAGCAGTCCATATCTCTGGCTAACCAATTAAATGTGAGGGATATGCAAGTAGGGAATTATGGAGAGAATGACGGGCTAAGATGCTGGCTCAAACCTCACAAAGTTGATACAGATGGGCCTTCTACAGTTATCAAACCAGAAGTTTTACCCTCTGTTGGAGAATTTGGAAGCACTTTGATATCGCAATTTCATCGAGAGTCAAATGGATCATCTAGGACTGCGAACGCAGAGAACTGTAAGGCAGACGATGTGCAAGATATATATGAATCACTGGCACCTACAAATTTGAGTATGACTGTTGCTGCTCCTTTGGTAAATTTGAATCCCTTTCATAACGTCCTTGTTGATGAAAGGGAACAAAGCAAAGCATCACCTTCACTTCTATTGGGGTCTAGATCTCGCCATCTTTTACCTAAACCCCCTAGGCCAACTCTTTCTTCAGGTTTAGAAGCAAATGCAGGCACAGTGTCCCAGATTCGTATAGCAAGGCCTCCTACTGAAGGACGGGGAAGTCCACGATATTGGCCTAGAATTACAGATCAAGAGTTGCAGCAAATATCAGGAGA TTCAAATTCCACAATCGTGCCACTCTTTGAAAAGATGCTTAGTGCAAGTGATGCTGGTCGAATCGGCCGATTGGTTCTACCAAAAGCATGTGctgaa GCATATTTCCCTCCTATCTCTCAACCGGAGGGCCTTCCTTTGCGAATACAAGATGTGAAAGGAAAAGAATGGATGTTTCAATTTAGATTTTGGCCAAATAATAATAGCAGGATGTATGTTTTAGAAGGTGTAACCCCTTGTATTCAATCAATGCAACTGCAAGCTGGCGATACTG TGACATTTAGCCGTATGGACCCTGAGGGGAAACTTATAATGGGGTTCAGGAAGGCAACAGATTCTGCTTCAGTACAG GAAACTTTTCCGTCTAAAATGCACAATGGTTCTCATTCAAGTGAAACTTCCTATTCTGGTGTTTATGTGAATGTACCTATATTAAGTGGTTACTCTGGCCTTCTTCAGTCACAAAAGGGATGTTCAGAAAACCACCTAAATGCGCTGTCTAATAGATGGAACTCAGCTGGTGGTGACATGGATTGGCATAATGTAGAAATGCCTCAAAGCAGGAAAAGAGATGGATTGTGTTTGCCACCCATTCTGGTTCCCGAGAAGAAAAAAACTCGAAATATTGGGTCAAAAAGTAAGAGGTTGCTTATTGATAGCCAGGATGCACTGGAGCTGAAACTTACTTGGGAAGAGGCTCAGGATTTACTTTGTCCACCTCTAGCAGTTAAGCCAAGTGTTGTCATGATTGAGGATCACCTATTTGAAGAATATGAA GAACCTCCTGTCTTTGGAAAGAAGAGTATATTTGTGGTACGATCAACTGG GATAAATGAGCAATGGACACAGTGTGATAGTTGCTTAAAATGGCGGAAGTTACCAGTTGATGTACTTATtccccctaattggacatgtaTGGAGAATTTATGGGATCAAAGCAG GTGTTCATGTGCTGCTCCCAATGAATTGAACCCAAGGGAACTGGATAATCTTTTGAGAATGAACAAGG AGTTCAAGAAACAAAGACTAGCAGCAGCTAGCCAGAGGTCAGCACTGGAACGTGAATCTTCTGGTCTTGATGCTTTGTCAAATGCTGCAATAGTTGGAGATGATGCAAGTGACTCTGGCAGGACCCCAGTTGTGACCACCACAAGACATCCTCGTCATAGACCCGGGTGCTCCTGCATCGTTTGTATCCAGCCACCAAGTGGAAAGGGCAAACACAAACCTACATGCACCTGTAACGTGTGCATGACAGTTAAACGTCGGTTTAAAACCCTGATGATGCGAAAGAAGAAACGTCAATCTGAGAGGGAAGCTGAGATTGCTCAGAAAAATATGCTATCATGGAGGACCAAAGATGAATCAGAAGGAGACAGCACCTCTCGACATTTAACTCCAGTTGGTGGTTCGGAGAATCAAGCAACAGTGCTAAATGAGTTGGATTCAAGGAGTCAAGACCATGTGTCTGAAGCAGCTAAGGGACAATTAGACCTGAATTGCCAACCAGACCGAGAAGTCATGCAATCTGGGCAAAACACTCTGAGCATGATGACTCTTCTTGAAGAAGCAATTCTCCCCCTGGAGACATACTTGAAGCAAAATGGTCTTTCTAGCTTGATATCAGAGCAGCAAACAAATTCAGATACAAATGTGCAGGCACAGACAACCAATGAGAGTGAGGGTAGACAAAATGAAGACTGCCATACTGCTTCTGCAGTTCATGAACAGGAAGGCAGTCCTAAAGAGAACAGTGGGCAAGAAAGAGACCAAAACAATTCTCTTTCATGA
- the LOC101505101 gene encoding B3 domain-containing transcription repressor VAL2 isoform X1, which produces MESKCCMNMTCATSTSIRWRKGWLLRSGEFADLCDKCGAAYEQSAFCDMFHANDSGWRECTSCGKHLHCGCVASRSQLEILDTGGVSCITCASNSGLHPIASTEKVNESGTSKIINVSAQQSISLANQLNVRDMQVGNYGENDGLRCWLKPHKVDTDGPSTVIKPEVLPSVGEFGSTLISQFHRESNGSSRTANAENCKADDVQDIYESLAPTNLSMTVAAPLVNLNPFHNVLVDEREQSKASPSLLLGSRSRHLLPKPPRPTLSSGLEANAGTVSQIRIARPPTEGRGSPRYWPRITDQELQQISGDSNSTIVPLFEKMLSASDAGRIGRLVLPKACAEAYFPPISQPEGLPLRIQDVKGKEWMFQFRFWPNNNSRMYVLEGVTPCIQSMQLQAGDTVTFSRMDPEGKLIMGFRKATDSASVQETFPSKMHNGSHSSETSYSGVYVNVPILSGYSGLLQSQKGCSENHLNALSNRWNSAGGDMDWHNVEMPQSRKRDGLCLPPILVPEKKKTRNIGSKSKRLLIDSQDALELKLTWEEAQDLLCPPLAVKPSVVMIEDHLFEEYEEPPVFGKKSIFVVRSTGINEQWTQCDSCLKWRKLPVDVLIPPNWTCMENLWDQSSRCSCAAPNELNPRELDNLLRMNKEFKKQRLAAASQRSALERESSGLDALSNAAIVGDDASDSGRTPVVTTTRHPRHRPGCSCIVCIQPPSGKGKHKPTCTCNVCMTVKRRFKTLMMRKKKRQSEREAEIAQKNMLSWRTKDESEGDSTSRHLTPVGGSENQATVLNELDSRSQDHVSEAAKGQLDLNCQPDREVMQSGQNTLSMMTLLEEAILPLETYLKQNGLSSLISEQQTNSDTNVQAQTTNESEGRQNEDCHTASAVHEQEGSPKENSGQERDQNNSLS; this is translated from the exons ATGGAGTCAAAGTGCTGCATGAATATGACGTGTGCTACCTCTACGTCGATTCGGTGGCGCAAAGGTTGGCTTCTTCGATCCGGTGAATTTGCCGATCTATGTGATAAGTGCGG TGCTGCTTATGAGCAATCAGCATTTTGTGATATGTTCCATGCGAATGATTCTGGTTGGAGAGAGTGCACTTCTTGTGGCAAG CATCTCCATTGTGGATGCGTTGCTTCAAGGTCGCAGCTTGAAATACTTGATACTGGTGGTGTCAGCTGTATAACCTGTGCAAGTAATTCAGGACTTCACCCT ATTGCTAGTACTGAAAAGGTTAATGAATCTGGGACATCAAAGATAATAAATGTCAGTGCGCAGCAGTCCATATCTCTGGCTAACCAATTAAATGTGAGGGATATGCAAGTAGGGAATTATGGAGAGAATGACGGGCTAAGATGCTGGCTCAAACCTCACAAAGTTGATACAGATGGGCCTTCTACAGTTATCAAACCAGAAGTTTTACCCTCTGTTGGAGAATTTGGAAGCACTTTGATATCGCAATTTCATCGAGAGTCAAATGGATCATCTAGGACTGCGAACGCAGAGAACTGTAAGGCAGACGATGTGCAAGATATATATGAATCACTGGCACCTACAAATTTGAGTATGACTGTTGCTGCTCCTTTGGTAAATTTGAATCCCTTTCATAACGTCCTTGTTGATGAAAGGGAACAAAGCAAAGCATCACCTTCACTTCTATTGGGGTCTAGATCTCGCCATCTTTTACCTAAACCCCCTAGGCCAACTCTTTCTTCAGGTTTAGAAGCAAATGCAGGCACAGTGTCCCAGATTCGTATAGCAAGGCCTCCTACTGAAGGACGGGGAAGTCCACGATATTGGCCTAGAATTACAGATCAAGAGTTGCAGCAAATATCAGGAGA TTCAAATTCCACAATCGTGCCACTCTTTGAAAAGATGCTTAGTGCAAGTGATGCTGGTCGAATCGGCCGATTGGTTCTACCAAAAGCATGTGctgaa GCATATTTCCCTCCTATCTCTCAACCGGAGGGCCTTCCTTTGCGAATACAAGATGTGAAAGGAAAAGAATGGATGTTTCAATTTAGATTTTGGCCAAATAATAATAGCAGGATGTATGTTTTAGAAGGTGTAACCCCTTGTATTCAATCAATGCAACTGCAAGCTGGCGATACTG TGACATTTAGCCGTATGGACCCTGAGGGGAAACTTATAATGGGGTTCAGGAAGGCAACAGATTCTGCTTCAGTACAG GAAACTTTTCCGTCTAAAATGCACAATGGTTCTCATTCAAGTGAAACTTCCTATTCTGGTGTTTATGTGAATGTACCTATATTAAGTGGTTACTCTGGCCTTCTTCAGTCACAAAAGGGATGTTCAGAAAACCACCTAAATGCGCTGTCTAATAGATGGAACTCAGCTGGTGGTGACATGGATTGGCATAATGTAGAAATGCCTCAAAGCAGGAAAAGAGATGGATTGTGTTTGCCACCCATTCTGGTTCCCGAGAAGAAAAAAACTCGAAATATTGGGTCAAAAAGTAAGAGGTTGCTTATTGATAGCCAGGATGCACTGGAGCTGAAACTTACTTGGGAAGAGGCTCAGGATTTACTTTGTCCACCTCTAGCAGTTAAGCCAAGTGTTGTCATGATTGAGGATCACCTATTTGAAGAATATGAA GAACCTCCTGTCTTTGGAAAGAAGAGTATATTTGTGGTACGATCAACTGG GATAAATGAGCAATGGACACAGTGTGATAGTTGCTTAAAATGGCGGAAGTTACCAGTTGATGTACTTATtccccctaattggacatgtaTGGAGAATTTATGGGATCAAAGCAG CAGGTGTTCATGTGCTGCTCCCAATGAATTGAACCCAAGGGAACTGGATAATCTTTTGAGAATGAACAAGG AGTTCAAGAAACAAAGACTAGCAGCAGCTAGCCAGAGGTCAGCACTGGAACGTGAATCTTCTGGTCTTGATGCTTTGTCAAATGCTGCAATAGTTGGAGATGATGCAAGTGACTCTGGCAGGACCCCAGTTGTGACCACCACAAGACATCCTCGTCATAGACCCGGGTGCTCCTGCATCGTTTGTATCCAGCCACCAAGTGGAAAGGGCAAACACAAACCTACATGCACCTGTAACGTGTGCATGACAGTTAAACGTCGGTTTAAAACCCTGATGATGCGAAAGAAGAAACGTCAATCTGAGAGGGAAGCTGAGATTGCTCAGAAAAATATGCTATCATGGAGGACCAAAGATGAATCAGAAGGAGACAGCACCTCTCGACATTTAACTCCAGTTGGTGGTTCGGAGAATCAAGCAACAGTGCTAAATGAGTTGGATTCAAGGAGTCAAGACCATGTGTCTGAAGCAGCTAAGGGACAATTAGACCTGAATTGCCAACCAGACCGAGAAGTCATGCAATCTGGGCAAAACACTCTGAGCATGATGACTCTTCTTGAAGAAGCAATTCTCCCCCTGGAGACATACTTGAAGCAAAATGGTCTTTCTAGCTTGATATCAGAGCAGCAAACAAATTCAGATACAAATGTGCAGGCACAGACAACCAATGAGAGTGAGGGTAGACAAAATGAAGACTGCCATACTGCTTCTGCAGTTCATGAACAGGAAGGCAGTCCTAAAGAGAACAGTGGGCAAGAAAGAGACCAAAACAATTCTCTTTCATGA
- the LOC101505101 gene encoding B3 domain-containing transcription repressor VAL2 isoform X3, whose product MESKCCMNMTCATSTSIRWRKGWLLRSGEFADLCDKCGAAYEQSAFCDMFHANDSGWRECTSCGKHLHCGCVASRSQLEILDTGGVSCITCASNSGLHPIASTEKVNESGTSKIINVSAQQSISLANQLNVRDMQVGNYGENDGLRCWLKPHKVDTDGPSTVIKPEVLPSVGEFGSTLISQFHRESNGSSRTANAENCKADDVQDIYESLAPTNLSMTVAAPLVNLNPFHNVLVDEREQSKASPSLLLGSRSRHLLPKPPRPTLSSGLEANAGTVSQIRIARPPTEGRGSPRYWPRITDQELQQISGDSNSTIVPLFEKMLSASDAGRIGRLVLPKACAEAYFPPISQPEGLPLRIQDVKGKEWMFQFRFWPNNNSRMYVLEGVTPCIQSMQLQAGDTVTFSRMDPEGKLIMGFRKATDSASVQSQKGCSENHLNALSNRWNSAGGDMDWHNVEMPQSRKRDGLCLPPILVPEKKKTRNIGSKSKRLLIDSQDALELKLTWEEAQDLLCPPLAVKPSVVMIEDHLFEEYEEPPVFGKKSIFVVRSTGINEQWTQCDSCLKWRKLPVDVLIPPNWTCMENLWDQSSRCSCAAPNELNPRELDNLLRMNKEFKKQRLAAASQRSALERESSGLDALSNAAIVGDDASDSGRTPVVTTTRHPRHRPGCSCIVCIQPPSGKGKHKPTCTCNVCMTVKRRFKTLMMRKKKRQSEREAEIAQKNMLSWRTKDESEGDSTSRHLTPVGGSENQATVLNELDSRSQDHVSEAAKGQLDLNCQPDREVMQSGQNTLSMMTLLEEAILPLETYLKQNGLSSLISEQQTNSDTNVQAQTTNESEGRQNEDCHTASAVHEQEGSPKENSGQERDQNNSLS is encoded by the exons ATGGAGTCAAAGTGCTGCATGAATATGACGTGTGCTACCTCTACGTCGATTCGGTGGCGCAAAGGTTGGCTTCTTCGATCCGGTGAATTTGCCGATCTATGTGATAAGTGCGG TGCTGCTTATGAGCAATCAGCATTTTGTGATATGTTCCATGCGAATGATTCTGGTTGGAGAGAGTGCACTTCTTGTGGCAAG CATCTCCATTGTGGATGCGTTGCTTCAAGGTCGCAGCTTGAAATACTTGATACTGGTGGTGTCAGCTGTATAACCTGTGCAAGTAATTCAGGACTTCACCCT ATTGCTAGTACTGAAAAGGTTAATGAATCTGGGACATCAAAGATAATAAATGTCAGTGCGCAGCAGTCCATATCTCTGGCTAACCAATTAAATGTGAGGGATATGCAAGTAGGGAATTATGGAGAGAATGACGGGCTAAGATGCTGGCTCAAACCTCACAAAGTTGATACAGATGGGCCTTCTACAGTTATCAAACCAGAAGTTTTACCCTCTGTTGGAGAATTTGGAAGCACTTTGATATCGCAATTTCATCGAGAGTCAAATGGATCATCTAGGACTGCGAACGCAGAGAACTGTAAGGCAGACGATGTGCAAGATATATATGAATCACTGGCACCTACAAATTTGAGTATGACTGTTGCTGCTCCTTTGGTAAATTTGAATCCCTTTCATAACGTCCTTGTTGATGAAAGGGAACAAAGCAAAGCATCACCTTCACTTCTATTGGGGTCTAGATCTCGCCATCTTTTACCTAAACCCCCTAGGCCAACTCTTTCTTCAGGTTTAGAAGCAAATGCAGGCACAGTGTCCCAGATTCGTATAGCAAGGCCTCCTACTGAAGGACGGGGAAGTCCACGATATTGGCCTAGAATTACAGATCAAGAGTTGCAGCAAATATCAGGAGA TTCAAATTCCACAATCGTGCCACTCTTTGAAAAGATGCTTAGTGCAAGTGATGCTGGTCGAATCGGCCGATTGGTTCTACCAAAAGCATGTGctgaa GCATATTTCCCTCCTATCTCTCAACCGGAGGGCCTTCCTTTGCGAATACAAGATGTGAAAGGAAAAGAATGGATGTTTCAATTTAGATTTTGGCCAAATAATAATAGCAGGATGTATGTTTTAGAAGGTGTAACCCCTTGTATTCAATCAATGCAACTGCAAGCTGGCGATACTG TGACATTTAGCCGTATGGACCCTGAGGGGAAACTTATAATGGGGTTCAGGAAGGCAACAGATTCTGCTTCAGTACAG TCACAAAAGGGATGTTCAGAAAACCACCTAAATGCGCTGTCTAATAGATGGAACTCAGCTGGTGGTGACATGGATTGGCATAATGTAGAAATGCCTCAAAGCAGGAAAAGAGATGGATTGTGTTTGCCACCCATTCTGGTTCCCGAGAAGAAAAAAACTCGAAATATTGGGTCAAAAAGTAAGAGGTTGCTTATTGATAGCCAGGATGCACTGGAGCTGAAACTTACTTGGGAAGAGGCTCAGGATTTACTTTGTCCACCTCTAGCAGTTAAGCCAAGTGTTGTCATGATTGAGGATCACCTATTTGAAGAATATGAA GAACCTCCTGTCTTTGGAAAGAAGAGTATATTTGTGGTACGATCAACTGG GATAAATGAGCAATGGACACAGTGTGATAGTTGCTTAAAATGGCGGAAGTTACCAGTTGATGTACTTATtccccctaattggacatgtaTGGAGAATTTATGGGATCAAAGCAG CAGGTGTTCATGTGCTGCTCCCAATGAATTGAACCCAAGGGAACTGGATAATCTTTTGAGAATGAACAAGG AGTTCAAGAAACAAAGACTAGCAGCAGCTAGCCAGAGGTCAGCACTGGAACGTGAATCTTCTGGTCTTGATGCTTTGTCAAATGCTGCAATAGTTGGAGATGATGCAAGTGACTCTGGCAGGACCCCAGTTGTGACCACCACAAGACATCCTCGTCATAGACCCGGGTGCTCCTGCATCGTTTGTATCCAGCCACCAAGTGGAAAGGGCAAACACAAACCTACATGCACCTGTAACGTGTGCATGACAGTTAAACGTCGGTTTAAAACCCTGATGATGCGAAAGAAGAAACGTCAATCTGAGAGGGAAGCTGAGATTGCTCAGAAAAATATGCTATCATGGAGGACCAAAGATGAATCAGAAGGAGACAGCACCTCTCGACATTTAACTCCAGTTGGTGGTTCGGAGAATCAAGCAACAGTGCTAAATGAGTTGGATTCAAGGAGTCAAGACCATGTGTCTGAAGCAGCTAAGGGACAATTAGACCTGAATTGCCAACCAGACCGAGAAGTCATGCAATCTGGGCAAAACACTCTGAGCATGATGACTCTTCTTGAAGAAGCAATTCTCCCCCTGGAGACATACTTGAAGCAAAATGGTCTTTCTAGCTTGATATCAGAGCAGCAAACAAATTCAGATACAAATGTGCAGGCACAGACAACCAATGAGAGTGAGGGTAGACAAAATGAAGACTGCCATACTGCTTCTGCAGTTCATGAACAGGAAGGCAGTCCTAAAGAGAACAGTGGGCAAGAAAGAGACCAAAACAATTCTCTTTCATGA
- the LOC101505101 gene encoding B3 domain-containing transcription repressor VAL2 isoform X4, producing MESKCCMNMTCATSTSIRWRKGWLLRSGEFADLCDKCGAAYEQSAFCDMFHANDSGWRECTSCGKHLHCGCVASRSQLEILDTGGVSCITCASNSGLHPIASTEKVNESGTSKIINVSAQQSISLANQLNVRDMQVGNYGENDGLRCWLKPHKVDTDGPSTVIKPEVLPSVGEFGSTLISQFHRESNGSSRTANAENCKADDVQDIYESLAPTNLSMTVAAPLVNLNPFHNVLVDEREQSKASPSLLLGSRSRHLLPKPPRPTLSSGLEANAGTVSQIRIARPPTEGRGSPRYWPRITDQELQQISGDSNSTIVPLFEKMLSASDAGRIGRLVLPKACAEAYFPPISQPEGLPLRIQDVKGKEWMFQFRFWPNNNSRMYVLEGVTPCIQSMQLQAGDTVTFSRMDPEGKLIMGFRKATDSASVQSQKGCSENHLNALSNRWNSAGGDMDWHNVEMPQSRKRDGLCLPPILVPEKKKTRNIGSKSKRLLIDSQDALELKLTWEEAQDLLCPPLAVKPSVVMIEDHLFEEYEEPPVFGKKSIFVVRSTGINEQWTQCDSCLKWRKLPVDVLIPPNWTCMENLWDQSRCSCAAPNELNPRELDNLLRMNKEFKKQRLAAASQRSALERESSGLDALSNAAIVGDDASDSGRTPVVTTTRHPRHRPGCSCIVCIQPPSGKGKHKPTCTCNVCMTVKRRFKTLMMRKKKRQSEREAEIAQKNMLSWRTKDESEGDSTSRHLTPVGGSENQATVLNELDSRSQDHVSEAAKGQLDLNCQPDREVMQSGQNTLSMMTLLEEAILPLETYLKQNGLSSLISEQQTNSDTNVQAQTTNESEGRQNEDCHTASAVHEQEGSPKENSGQERDQNNSLS from the exons ATGGAGTCAAAGTGCTGCATGAATATGACGTGTGCTACCTCTACGTCGATTCGGTGGCGCAAAGGTTGGCTTCTTCGATCCGGTGAATTTGCCGATCTATGTGATAAGTGCGG TGCTGCTTATGAGCAATCAGCATTTTGTGATATGTTCCATGCGAATGATTCTGGTTGGAGAGAGTGCACTTCTTGTGGCAAG CATCTCCATTGTGGATGCGTTGCTTCAAGGTCGCAGCTTGAAATACTTGATACTGGTGGTGTCAGCTGTATAACCTGTGCAAGTAATTCAGGACTTCACCCT ATTGCTAGTACTGAAAAGGTTAATGAATCTGGGACATCAAAGATAATAAATGTCAGTGCGCAGCAGTCCATATCTCTGGCTAACCAATTAAATGTGAGGGATATGCAAGTAGGGAATTATGGAGAGAATGACGGGCTAAGATGCTGGCTCAAACCTCACAAAGTTGATACAGATGGGCCTTCTACAGTTATCAAACCAGAAGTTTTACCCTCTGTTGGAGAATTTGGAAGCACTTTGATATCGCAATTTCATCGAGAGTCAAATGGATCATCTAGGACTGCGAACGCAGAGAACTGTAAGGCAGACGATGTGCAAGATATATATGAATCACTGGCACCTACAAATTTGAGTATGACTGTTGCTGCTCCTTTGGTAAATTTGAATCCCTTTCATAACGTCCTTGTTGATGAAAGGGAACAAAGCAAAGCATCACCTTCACTTCTATTGGGGTCTAGATCTCGCCATCTTTTACCTAAACCCCCTAGGCCAACTCTTTCTTCAGGTTTAGAAGCAAATGCAGGCACAGTGTCCCAGATTCGTATAGCAAGGCCTCCTACTGAAGGACGGGGAAGTCCACGATATTGGCCTAGAATTACAGATCAAGAGTTGCAGCAAATATCAGGAGA TTCAAATTCCACAATCGTGCCACTCTTTGAAAAGATGCTTAGTGCAAGTGATGCTGGTCGAATCGGCCGATTGGTTCTACCAAAAGCATGTGctgaa GCATATTTCCCTCCTATCTCTCAACCGGAGGGCCTTCCTTTGCGAATACAAGATGTGAAAGGAAAAGAATGGATGTTTCAATTTAGATTTTGGCCAAATAATAATAGCAGGATGTATGTTTTAGAAGGTGTAACCCCTTGTATTCAATCAATGCAACTGCAAGCTGGCGATACTG TGACATTTAGCCGTATGGACCCTGAGGGGAAACTTATAATGGGGTTCAGGAAGGCAACAGATTCTGCTTCAGTACAG TCACAAAAGGGATGTTCAGAAAACCACCTAAATGCGCTGTCTAATAGATGGAACTCAGCTGGTGGTGACATGGATTGGCATAATGTAGAAATGCCTCAAAGCAGGAAAAGAGATGGATTGTGTTTGCCACCCATTCTGGTTCCCGAGAAGAAAAAAACTCGAAATATTGGGTCAAAAAGTAAGAGGTTGCTTATTGATAGCCAGGATGCACTGGAGCTGAAACTTACTTGGGAAGAGGCTCAGGATTTACTTTGTCCACCTCTAGCAGTTAAGCCAAGTGTTGTCATGATTGAGGATCACCTATTTGAAGAATATGAA GAACCTCCTGTCTTTGGAAAGAAGAGTATATTTGTGGTACGATCAACTGG GATAAATGAGCAATGGACACAGTGTGATAGTTGCTTAAAATGGCGGAAGTTACCAGTTGATGTACTTATtccccctaattggacatgtaTGGAGAATTTATGGGATCAAAGCAG GTGTTCATGTGCTGCTCCCAATGAATTGAACCCAAGGGAACTGGATAATCTTTTGAGAATGAACAAGG AGTTCAAGAAACAAAGACTAGCAGCAGCTAGCCAGAGGTCAGCACTGGAACGTGAATCTTCTGGTCTTGATGCTTTGTCAAATGCTGCAATAGTTGGAGATGATGCAAGTGACTCTGGCAGGACCCCAGTTGTGACCACCACAAGACATCCTCGTCATAGACCCGGGTGCTCCTGCATCGTTTGTATCCAGCCACCAAGTGGAAAGGGCAAACACAAACCTACATGCACCTGTAACGTGTGCATGACAGTTAAACGTCGGTTTAAAACCCTGATGATGCGAAAGAAGAAACGTCAATCTGAGAGGGAAGCTGAGATTGCTCAGAAAAATATGCTATCATGGAGGACCAAAGATGAATCAGAAGGAGACAGCACCTCTCGACATTTAACTCCAGTTGGTGGTTCGGAGAATCAAGCAACAGTGCTAAATGAGTTGGATTCAAGGAGTCAAGACCATGTGTCTGAAGCAGCTAAGGGACAATTAGACCTGAATTGCCAACCAGACCGAGAAGTCATGCAATCTGGGCAAAACACTCTGAGCATGATGACTCTTCTTGAAGAAGCAATTCTCCCCCTGGAGACATACTTGAAGCAAAATGGTCTTTCTAGCTTGATATCAGAGCAGCAAACAAATTCAGATACAAATGTGCAGGCACAGACAACCAATGAGAGTGAGGGTAGACAAAATGAAGACTGCCATACTGCTTCTGCAGTTCATGAACAGGAAGGCAGTCCTAAAGAGAACAGTGGGCAAGAAAGAGACCAAAACAATTCTCTTTCATGA